One window of Rasiella rasia genomic DNA carries:
- a CDS encoding tail fiber domain-containing protein, translated as MKLLQFGLVPQKSQFLFFLSLLFSTPFFAQVGIGTTNPDPSSILTIESTESGLLIPRMTASDRVGITNPATGLMVYQTDAPDGFYYYDGTTWQEISAGNTGWKTSGNAGTDATTDFIGTTDDEDVVFKRNNILYGTFFDQSLALGRETLFNNTTGSNLVAIGSRALFLNTVGDNNTAVGVSALRSNSTGSGNTALGLESLYSNSGGHGNSAVGFASLSYSSSGDNNTGMGNYSLHNNFSGSNNSGFGSYSLSNTSSGSFNTALGTSALTANTTGNYNTAIGYDAEVSGNNRENATAIGARALVAQDNSVVIGSIIGVNGASASTNVGIGTSSPNSSSVLDLTATDRGFLVPRMSSAQRIGITTPVRGLLVYQLNAPAGFYYYNGSNWNRITTGADVDHDFYEAGSTTAPDDINDDIYTMGNVAIGKNTADTPLEVERNFENTLVEFNNLTLQNGDGSFVNRAHVANTSINAVAFSNILTSTTAGSRTGIENSISGFSVSGEKIGIFNDIQSDNGITYGMSTTINDTGDDAQRGLRNYLIGEGTGDRTGTENIIFNSQDANHIGIFNQVDSDSDSGSKIGVSNDIRGNSTAPKYGTLNLIGGGSGNTLFYGTYNVFSGSMSKTGTTYASYNVFQGAGAENRYGGYYIFNNNGEGDHYGAYHDFSTTDTGDRYGTYNLMSNTSGNQYGTYNAYTRSGGTGNKYGTYTTIRSTSSGMHYGLYMDVLKPGSFAGYFLGDVSIGTTTNNNYILPASRGTNGQIMTTDASGNVDWVDLVTVNGINGLARIGDDIKLGGNLIENTRIRHFDNNLTYTLNGLGEFIVEEGTRDAFKINNVGATILGDNTYWRDGDSSGTTLASIEDSADDGRFRVYENGLTSVDLNANTEFVFNEQGLDRDFRVEGNGHTNLLKVDASTDNIGIRQFAPIFDLHLKQSINLTTGNGGMAFESSTNTNHWRIYHSGAHFSFNENGTRRAYIETASGNYIQPSDARLKQDFELQSGYLTKLKQVPIYTYRYKNQQGEKRSLGVKAQEIQPLFPELISEGEDGYLGMNYAGLSVVAIQAIKEQQVLIDNLAAENENLKEKTKTLEKRLDQLLSRLEVVEARLD; from the coding sequence ATGAAATTATTACAATTCGGCCTTGTGCCACAGAAGTCCCAATTTCTGTTTTTTCTTAGCCTACTCTTTAGCACACCTTTTTTTGCCCAAGTTGGGATTGGTACCACCAACCCAGACCCATCTTCTATATTAACCATTGAATCTACAGAAAGCGGCTTGCTTATTCCTAGGATGACAGCTTCAGACCGAGTTGGTATTACAAATCCTGCCACTGGTTTAATGGTATATCAAACCGATGCTCCCGACGGATTTTATTATTACGACGGAACGACATGGCAGGAAATTTCAGCAGGAAATACGGGATGGAAAACTTCTGGTAATGCAGGAACCGATGCGACAACAGATTTTATAGGTACTACAGATGATGAAGATGTAGTTTTTAAACGAAATAATATATTGTATGGTACTTTTTTCGATCAATCTTTAGCGCTGGGTAGAGAAACATTATTTAATAATACGACAGGCTCAAACTTAGTTGCTATTGGTAGTCGAGCCCTGTTTTTAAACACTGTTGGAGATAATAATACAGCAGTTGGAGTTTCTGCATTGCGTTCTAATTCAACAGGGTCTGGAAATACTGCGCTTGGGTTAGAAAGTCTATATAGCAACTCAGGAGGTCATGGCAATAGCGCTGTTGGTTTTGCGTCTCTGTCTTATAGTAGTTCTGGCGATAACAACACTGGCATGGGTAATTATTCACTTCATAATAATTTTAGTGGGTCTAATAATTCTGGTTTTGGATCGTATAGTTTGTCCAATACTTCTAGCGGAAGTTTTAATACAGCTTTAGGTACTAGTGCTTTAACAGCAAATACTACAGGTAATTATAATACAGCGATTGGATATGATGCGGAAGTAAGCGGTAATAATAGAGAAAATGCCACTGCAATTGGTGCTAGAGCACTAGTAGCACAAGATAATAGTGTGGTCATTGGCTCTATTATTGGAGTTAATGGGGCTTCTGCATCTACCAATGTTGGTATTGGTACTAGTAGTCCAAATTCATCTTCAGTTTTAGATTTAACAGCAACAGATCGAGGCTTTTTAGTTCCTAGAATGTCATCTGCACAAAGAATAGGTATTACAACACCAGTTAGGGGTTTATTGGTATATCAATTAAATGCTCCAGCGGGGTTTTATTATTATAACGGTTCCAATTGGAATCGCATTACAACAGGTGCAGATGTAGATCATGATTTTTATGAGGCAGGGTCGACCACGGCGCCAGACGACATTAATGATGACATCTATACAATGGGGAATGTAGCCATTGGCAAAAATACCGCTGATACACCGTTAGAAGTAGAGAGAAATTTTGAAAACACATTGGTAGAATTTAATAATCTAACCCTACAGAATGGTGATGGCTCATTCGTAAATCGTGCCCATGTAGCGAATACTTCGATAAACGCAGTAGCTTTTTCAAATATATTAACCTCAACTACTGCTGGATCTAGAACAGGTATTGAAAATAGTATTTCAGGTTTTAGTGTAAGTGGCGAGAAGATAGGAATCTTTAACGACATTCAAAGCGACAATGGTATTACTTATGGTATGTCAACAACAATTAATGATACTGGTGACGATGCGCAGCGAGGCTTAAGAAACTACTTAATCGGTGAAGGTACAGGTGATCGTACTGGGACAGAAAATATAATTTTTAATAGCCAAGATGCAAATCACATCGGAATTTTTAATCAAGTCGATAGTGACTCAGATAGTGGTAGTAAAATAGGAGTTTCTAATGACATTCGAGGTAATTCAACGGCACCAAAATATGGTACTCTAAATTTAATCGGTGGTGGTTCAGGAAACACACTATTTTATGGTACATATAACGTATTCAGCGGAAGTATGTCCAAAACGGGTACTACCTATGCTAGTTATAATGTTTTTCAAGGTGCAGGCGCAGAGAATCGTTACGGTGGTTATTATATTTTTAATAATAACGGTGAAGGAGATCATTACGGAGCCTATCATGATTTTAGTACGACAGATACAGGAGACCGTTACGGCACCTATAATTTGATGAGTAATACAAGTGGCAACCAATATGGAACGTACAATGCCTATACACGGTCGGGAGGTACGGGTAATAAATATGGTACCTATACAACAATACGAAGCACATCGTCTGGCATGCACTATGGGCTATATATGGATGTCTTAAAACCTGGCAGTTTTGCAGGGTATTTTTTGGGTGACGTTTCTATTGGCACTACAACTAATAACAACTATATTTTACCTGCATCTAGAGGTACTAACGGACAAATAATGACAACAGATGCCTCTGGAAATGTAGATTGGGTAGATTTGGTTACTGTAAATGGCATCAATGGATTAGCAAGAATTGGTGATGATATAAAATTGGGGGGTAATTTAATTGAAAACACCAGAATTAGACATTTTGATAATAACTTAACGTACACACTTAATGGCTTGGGTGAATTTATTGTAGAGGAAGGAACGAGAGATGCATTTAAAATAAATAATGTGGGCGCAACAATACTGGGTGACAATACGTATTGGCGAGACGGAGACTCTTCGGGAACAACCCTTGCAAGCATAGAAGATTCTGCAGATGATGGTAGATTTAGAGTCTATGAAAACGGGCTAACTTCTGTAGATCTAAATGCTAACACAGAATTTGTTTTCAACGAACAAGGGCTTGATAGAGATTTTAGAGTTGAAGGAAATGGACATACAAATTTGCTGAAAGTAGATGCGAGTACAGATAATATTGGGATTAGACAATTTGCGCCAATATTCGATTTGCATCTTAAACAATCTATAAACCTTACCACAGGTAATGGCGGAATGGCTTTTGAAAGTTCAACAAATACAAATCATTGGAGAATTTATCACAGTGGTGCTCATTTTTCTTTTAATGAAAATGGAACACGTCGTGCCTATATAGAAACCGCAAGCGGAAATTACATTCAACCCAGCGACGCGCGTTTAAAACAAGATTTTGAATTGCAGTCCGGCTATCTTACTAAGCTGAAACAAGTACCCATTTATACATACCGCTATAAAAATCAACAAGGTGAAAAGCGCTCATTAGGGGTAAAAGCACAAGAAATTCAGCCACTTTTTCCGGAACTTATTTCTGAAGGTGAAGATGGTTATTTGGGAATGAATTATGCTGGTTTAAGTGTAGTTGCTATACAGGCTATAAAAGAACAACAAGTGCTTATAGATAATCTTGCTGCCGAAAATGAAAATTTAAAGGAAAAGACCAAAACACTAGAAAAACGTCTAGATCAATTACTTTCTCGCTTGGAGGTTGTGGAAGCAAGGCTAGACTAA
- a CDS encoding LytR/AlgR family response regulator transcription factor, whose translation MYKLLVVEDDPFISRSIAATFREKDFSILGVAKSVVEATALIEKQKPDICLLDIQLKGDEDGTALGKRLDVLQIPYLYLTAQTDPTTLAAVSETHPLGYIVKPFTKASLWSSFSVVWNLYLAKKSEVFTVRVDGYLHKIPEADILYLEAYDNYCYLITSEKKLLLPKTLKAVRETLRAPFFYSPHRSYYINVNCITNLGTRTVEVAGVSLPLSEARRPDLLRIVR comes from the coding sequence ATGTATAAACTGTTAGTGGTAGAAGACGACCCGTTTATTTCAAGAAGCATTGCTGCAACGTTTCGAGAAAAGGATTTTAGCATACTTGGCGTTGCAAAATCTGTGGTTGAAGCCACTGCGCTAATTGAAAAACAAAAGCCTGATATCTGTTTATTAGACATTCAACTAAAAGGAGACGAAGATGGTACTGCGTTAGGAAAACGATTAGACGTGTTGCAGATACCGTATCTATACCTTACGGCCCAGACAGATCCTACTACCTTAGCGGCTGTGTCTGAAACGCATCCCTTAGGGTATATTGTAAAACCATTCACCAAGGCAAGTTTGTGGAGTAGTTTTAGTGTTGTTTGGAACCTGTATCTGGCAAAAAAATCTGAAGTATTTACGGTTCGTGTAGATGGATATTTACACAAAATACCTGAAGCAGATATTTTATATTTGGAAGCATACGATAATTATTGCTACCTAATTACTTCAGAAAAAAAGTTGTTGCTACCTAAAACCTTAAAGGCGGTACGTGAGACATTACGGGCTCCTTTTTTTTACAGTCCGCATCGCTCGTATTACATTAACGTAAACTGTATAACCAACCTGGGAACACGCACTGTTGAAGTAGCAGGTGTTTCATTACCCTTAAGCGAGGCTCGAAGACCAGATTTACTGCGTATCGTGCGATAA